DNA sequence from the Nicotiana tomentosiformis chromosome 3, ASM39032v3, whole genome shotgun sequence genome:
AAGGTTTCTAACAACAGTTTTAGAAGCTGGTGGTTTTCCAACTAAACCATTCTCACCCTCTGCAAACTGTCCAAATAACAGCTCATATTCAGCAGTGTAATTATAATCGTCTTGATCAATATGACGAGCTAAATCGAATTCCACGTTTCCAATTTCAGGGTCAGGCTCCAAATTGTGAACATTCAACAGAAACTCCCACTCCAAATTTTCCAACTCTCTGGCCCTATCCTCTAGGGCAGGAGCAGATTCGGATATTTCCTCATCGTCTAAAAACATGCTAAGAATCTCTCTCTCATCAACTCTGCCATCAATTTCTTCCCACTCAAAGTCGTCATTATTCGCATCCCTATGATCATCCTCCAACTGGAATGAATCCCAACAGAGCCTAAGGCTCGGGTCATCACTGGCGTTATCACGAATATTTTCCTCATCGTCATCACCATCACCTTCATCCACATTGAAAAGTCTGCCCATAACGCAGTTCTCATCGGGATCCGAATCCGATCTAATATCCACAGCATGCAGCCCACTAACGAACTGCTCTGGGCCATCACAGTCTTCAACGTGGAACCCAGAATTATCGGTGTCCCCACAAAAACCTAACCCTAGCCCAAAATCTAGGTCTAAGCTACTCAAGCCCATAACGTCATTCCCTTCAATCACACCGAAACTGGCCTCTAACTCCGGCTCCGACAAATGAAGCAAATCAGGGTCCGAAATCACTCGGGTAGAAGATTGGACTTGTTCTACGCGTTGCTGAAACAGGTCCATGACGAAGTTTACTTGGTTCTCCCGGTCCAAAAGATCCATTGTGGTGATAACCGAATCGGGTTCTGAGACGTCGTCGCTTAAGGGAAAATTCGTGCGCCGTTGACGGGTCAAAGAGATTTGGGGGCGTGTAGGGAAATCGGAGAGATCTGGGGCAGTGAAAACGTCGAAGTTTTCACCGAAATCGTGAGCCCAGTAAGGAGAAGAGTCGAGGTCTTCAATAAAGGCGTTTGGATGTCCGTTAACGTCGTCTTCGCCTTCGTTGAGGAAATTGAGCAGCGAGATTGAGACCTGAGCCATTGCTGAAGCTGAGGAAATACTCTATTTTTTATGGAGGACTCCGTTTTTGGCTTTGGGTTTCCTTGTATTGATGGTTTTCTGgtaggtgtgtgtgtgtgtgtgtgtgtaagcAGTTGATTTTCTTGGCGTGTGAAATTATTAAAACATCAATATATCTGTTTGGACCAGCTGTGTTTGAAATTTAAATTGAGTCCTTGGGCATCCTTTATTCTGGACTATTTTAccctcgtcaaattttggcggacAGTGATGTGTCCCTTATTCCTTCTCTCGTATGCCTGCGGTCACTTTTTAAGTTAACCAAAGAAATAAATAGATAATACTATATGTTTTTTGCATAATACTTTTATCACCTAATTATTGTTAAGTGATatgtatttttactttatttaccACTTAACCAtgataaattaatataatttgGTGAAACCAATATATGTGAGCAAGTTGTTTGCCTATACTTAGAATCCTATGGTCTTCTACATGCTAATTAAGATTTAAGAAGGTTGAAGtgtaaaaatatatttaaaagtaTTCTAGAATATTCACTTTCCTTCTAATTTAGGATCTACTTAATTGTAGAATATATATGCTACAATATTATAGAACATTTACTTTCCTTTTAGTTTGAAATCTATAAGAAAAATAACATATCCACTTTATTTTATTCCCTTTAGTaatccttcttcctattttaAATTTAACGCAATGCGCTATTATTCATCCTCTATGAATTTTTTCACCAGTTTCACCTAATTTTCTAACATGAAGACATAATATTGCAAAAGCCCAAAATCTCTCACAAAGTCACGTTCGAGTTCTTCGACTTCACTAATTCATCCAACTACAACCCACCAATAAAACAAGAGAATCACCTTGACAACGAATAACAGGCAATGTGATGTATATAAATAATTACTTAAGCATAAACGCTACAAACTGAAAACACATGAACTCTTCAACATCAATGGATGCCAGCAACCTAATGGTACAAGTGGATACTCATTTCAGCATTATTGCGGATTATCGAATTCAACTCTTGTCAACTGCTTCCACATTGTATTGCTTAAATAGATACAAGGGCTACCTAAAAACCTAATGCTATATCGATCATATACAACATCCTCTATTACAAGCAACTTTGGGAAAACGCTCCACTCTTTTCAGTCACAAATGCATCATCTGTCAGTTTTCACCTTTTTCTTGAGGGAATCAAACAAGGATGTATTTTGTTTGTTGTTAGACGATTTTGCAAATGGATTAGAGGGGCGTTGGGTTGTTACCTTATTCGCTTCTCCATTCTTATCTTCTCCATCTTCCAGTTTGTTTGCATTCTCTAATTTTCTTGCATCTTTCACTTCATCCACCTTATCCTTTTCATCCTTCAATTTCTTAGCATTCTTCAAATCAAATGCATTTTTGAACTCCCTTGCCATTTCCAGTTTTCTGGCTCTAGCATTTTCTGTATCTGCATCTACATCCTTGGTTGGTTCCTCCAATGACCGTTTTTTCGTGAGAGAAGGAGCTAACAAATTTAGGGAGGGGGAACTCACTAGTTCCAATTTTTTGCTGCTTTCAACCGTAAAATGGGTCTTGGTTAATGCAGCCTGAGCATTAAAGGAGGTATCACATTTCAACTCAGTGGATGCAGGAATTGTGCTACCAGTTGTTTCTTTATTCAACCTTTCCTGTAGAAATACAAATTAACAAGACTAAGAAACCCAAATAATCGAAGTAACTAATATCTGACAATCAAATGCTTCCGTTGAGGTATTGTCCCTACCTCCAATATGGCATTAAAGCGCTCTGCCAAATTTGGTAGTTTCAGGGCTGTAACAAGCTTTATAGCACCTTTGACTGATTTTTCCAAAGCCAGAAGCTTTACGAGTTCAGTAGCTCTCACTAGCTTATCACCTGATAAGAGAAGGGAAAAAAGCCAATAtcaaaatttaagaaaacataGTGGATAAGTAGGAAACTAAGGTATTGTAGGCTTGCTGCATCCAGCTTTACAGAAAACTAACCATTGCAGCAGGATGCAATGAGCCTCAGGATGCATCTATCAAGAGCAGCTTCAGTATTAAAAGCCTCATCGTCAAGCAAACTGGTGTCCTCACCAGCAGCTTCCATTTCTTCAATTGTGCTCTGAATCTGAATGCAAATCCAGCAAACGGCAAAACTATATATCAACGTGAATTCCCATTGATTTTTTTGCAACTGTAAGGAAATCTTAACATATACATACCCGATGGAGATGCatgttattcattataaattcaTTCTCCAGGTTTTCTGCTCCAAGGTCAGATGAAGCAAGAGGAAATGAAAGATCCAACAGAGTGAGAATAGGCTTTGGAGTGGCCTGAAAATACAGCCAGAGGATTAGAAACGTGTGATAGTATATATGACAAGAAACACGCTGCAACAAAGCACCATACCTCTGGGAAGGAGTCCGGAGATTTGCAAATGACACAGAACAACTTGCTTGTGTTTAACCCAACAACCCAATAGTTTTCTTCTGGCTTCTTCAATTTGCTGGCACTGAAATTTCTAATTTGTAAAGGAACAAGTATTTGTAACATCTATACAGTTACTAGTGGACAAGTGGGGCGGTAGTTATACCTGAAAAGTGGAAGCCAACTGCCGCCATATTGATTAGTAAATACCCTTAGCACACCCTATATTTGCAGTTAAGAAAACAAGTTTAAATTTAGCAATCTTAAGAATAATCTCTGGTCACTGATTTAATGGTCAATGATTTCTCACCGTAGAGTCAAAAGAACTAAGATGGCCTTCTTCACTAAAACCAAACCATGATAAACATGAACCAGGAGTCAATGGAAGTCTTCCTCGGCGAGGTTGTGTTCCATTACAAGTATTGAAGACTCTAAATTCAAGAATCTGTATGGAATTTCAAATAGTTCTATGATCAATACACCAATCCACCTCTTCTCCAATCATCATCAATCGATCAGTCCAAAAAGTAATTATATATATCTAAATTTAAATATAAAATCCGAGTCCAGGGAACTGAAGAAAAACAACTATATATTCCACCAAATCATAGCAAATCCTGCTATCTCTAATCAACATGAATAGTTATGATCTGCCTTGGTTATAAGCAAAGTTTAAGTAGGCCCTAAATTGTTAGTCCTGAGCTCCATCCATTTCATTTgaaatgaatttattttcttCAGACCAAGTCAAAAACATATGGAAGGGTAAGACAAGCTTAACATGCATGTAACAAGCATAAGCCTAGACAAAGGTTAGAATTTATTAAATTCTTTGTTTAAGAAAGGAGTATTGGTCAGTGGAGCTTTGAGTGATCATTCAGACAGATTGAAATCTGATCAGTGTACACCATGAACAAGGACATTTTAAATAATAAGTTGTGAAGATCTACTGTGACACAACTTTTTGATAAGTAATCTACTGTGAAACATTGTCAAAATTGACCTAATATCTCCTTTTATTAAGCAGCCACTGTATAGCCTTATTGAAATTAATTCTTCATATTCTGATAACTGCTCACAGGGATTTACAATGCATCAAAACGTGAAATAAAAGAATTTAACCACATGATGTAACAATGAACTGTACCTGTTCGTTAGAGGGAAGAGGGGGAGATGCATGTGTGACAACTGCAAGTTCATCCTTATAGCCTACTGCAGTAACCACTGGTCCGTCGAGGGAAAGAATGTGTCTCTTGTATTTCAATCCACAAAAGAAAAGGAACTGTCTCAGAATCATTTCCAGAATAATCAAAAGATTGACCACGACATTTGAAATACTCCATCTATCTCAAGTTGATTGTCATAGGTTTATTTCGGATACTGCTAAAACAATGACCAATTTCACAACCTATCTTAAACACCAAAGGTATAAAATAAACCAATAACCAGTCCATCATTAACTAGAGACCCTTGTCAATAAGTAACACAAATTCAAACTGCACCTCCATCAACTATTACAAGGGAATGACCTCCATTAACTATTACTAGTGAATGTTATTTTCTTACTATTACATGAAgtcgaaaaaaaaaattcaatttgaaACTAAGGGAGATTATTTTTGAAGGCACGAACGGAACCAACTTACAAACCCTAAGCATACAATATCTGAATATATATACCTGCAGGCCACCCTCAGTGAAGATGCGAAGAAAATTACAACTTGTAACAGCAGCTACCCAACCAGTTCCTAGTGCAACTGCTCTTACTTCTTCCTCTTCAAATCGCATTGACCACTGATGTTGCATAATTAAATCAGAGTTAGCCATGTCAGAAgtaacaagtttcataacaccAGACTTCTGAAACATTTTGATGTACGGATTAGTTGGAATCAAAGATTAAATCACTAACCTCACTGTTATTAGCCCAGCTACTGAAAGGACGATACATGAGCGTACTCATATTCTTCTCACCCTTGCATGGATTTGCAAATACACTTCCATTTTCATTTAAAGAAGCCATTGTGAAACCAAAATAATCAGTCATTGCAGGGACTCGGGGACCACTGCTTGTGTCATGAAAATCAATCTGCATTGAAGTTATCATGTTAGTTAAATAACTCATTCATACGTAGGTCGATGGTAAACATGAGATGAATTGCCCTCTCAACATGGCTTGCATTATCGGTAGGCTGTTTTTTCCCTGGTTAGTTCTGGATGACAAGTTGAAGATCACAGTTTCTAGCCATGAAACAATTAAAAGCCAATCACTTGAAATAAAGATGATTGTTGAAACATGTTCAAAGTTCAACTTTGTATAGtaagaataaaaataacataaaaagtTTTCAAATAGATATAAAGACAAAGATACAAAAACAAACAAGCTGCAATACCTCTATGTGAGAGTATCCATCATGCTCCATCACGGTTATACTGCCAAGCATACTGTAACATAGAAAGCGTCTTTTGCCAAGCAGCTGCCGAGTTGTGCCTGGCTGAAAAGCTTCTTGCATTTTTTGTCCTGCAGAAATTGGGACACTCTTGAGCTCATTTCTTTTATTATCTGAACTATCCCTGTGACTGTGAGGAGCCTTCTTACGAAGTTCAGCTTTTGGAAGCAACTCAAACTCTTCTTTAACGTCTTCTTCCCAATCATCATCATAACTATGCTGTTTGCGTAATCTTTTTCTGCTAAATGGTTCAGATTCACCGTGGCTATCTTCTCCAAGGTCACTTAAACTGCCAGATGCACTTGGGTTTTCTTCCTCTTCATCAAAGAAAAGAAGACCATGACCATTTTTAGAACCTAAAACAGGAACATTTGCCGTCGGAGATCTCATTGAAGAAGGTACAGCTGATTCCCAGACACCATACTTTCCCATGATGTCAATTACTGCCAATGCATTGCCAATTGGTTTCCACGCCATACAAGTTACCCTATTATCAAATTTCTGCCGATCAATATCTTGTTTCTTATCAACATCCCATATCAAAACTTGTCTATCTAGTCCAGAAGTAGCCATATACTTTCCATTTGGTGACCACGACAAAAAGCAAATGGGCTGTACATGATCACCTCTAAGTGAAAACAGTTTTTCTGCAGTGTCTCTGTCATACATCACCACATCATTTTTCAAGCTAGGAACAGCTAATAGCTCCCCATCAGGACTCCAGCTAACTATGTTCATAGAAGAAAAATCAGAACCAATGACACGAGCTATTCCTTTTAAAACGTGAATTGTTTTCCCTGACTGGAGTTCCCAGATCATGGCAGTCCCTATTGAATCAACTGAAGCCAGGTATTCACTTTTGGGATCAAAAGCTATGCCAGTGATGGACCCTCTATGTCCTTTAAGAACTCTTGCGATCGAGCCATCAATGGTATTTATAAGTTTGATGCCTTCATCATCACCAGCAGCTGCCAGCATTGTTCCAGATCTGTTGAAAGCAAGTGTCCGTATAGGCAATGTAAATCTGGTAATATTTGTCTCAAACTCCCCTCCTGATGCAAATAATCAAAACAACCAACTAATCAAGATGGCAATCAGTAAACAGCAATTGATGAACAGCTGGACTACCAAACAGATATTCCAGAATCCAGATTTAACATAAAAAGACAAGTTGGTATATGCCTCCATTTCAATCTATATGGCAGTCTTTCCATTTAGAGACATCTCAAAATGTTTGACACCGTTCCATATTTATTCTAGTTTTACAACTTTAAAGAATTCAAATTCCTTAAATTATTCAACCTTTTAAACTTTGATGTGATGTTTCCCCTATCAAAATAACTTTTCAACCATTATGTTATTATTTTTTTCCACTATCACTAGTATAATAAATAAGTCAAACCAATGTCTTAAACTCCACACAATCCAAAAATCATTAAATAAAACAAAATGGATTTAGTAATTGTTAAGGCATCATTAAAGAACTATATCTCCAGATCAGTTCTGTTAATTAGCTAGCGACAATGCCTGGAGCTGTTAGACACAGACAAGTGGATGAAAGGAACCAAATCAAGGAAAAGAATTCACAAGGCAAAAAAAGATTAAGATTATGAGGAAGAAATGAAAGGGTTGAGGTATATTTCtactattttctttttttcttttcttcctctTTCTCCTCTTTTTTAATAATTGTAGTGTCCGCACCAGCTTGCGGGCACCTTGACAAATTCACGGGGTACCAGCTATCTCTCACCGGCGTAGGCACTAACTCTATTTACCAACTATGTCCTATTTCTGCGTTTATGTAAAGGGGTGGAGAGGTGTGAATGGGGCAAGATATGCAGACAAACTTTTCACTTCAACCAGCACAAGAAAGGTTGCTGGGAAGCTGCCAAACTCTCATAACTTAGTTCAGGAGTTCGCGGCATTTGATTCAAGTATTCAGCCCTTAAAATTGATGTCAAGAAAAATAGTTCAAAAGGAAAAGCTTTGTATGAGCCAAATGAATGAAGACCTTACCtgcacttttattttttatttttatcatacTATCTAAAAATTCCACATCATAGTTAGCAGCTGCAAATGTTGGAAAACAAAACAAAGGACCAGCTCAACTTCTCAAACTAACACCTTAGTCCAGCTTGATGTTGACACTAACAAATAATGTGGTCTCATATAGATCGTGAACTGAAAGGGTGTCCTAACTAAATTATAGTAGAAAATCCATCCTTATGAGAGAAACACAAGTAATTGTGTATACACTATTGTATGGTTAGCGGTTTCATGAACCAGTGGTCACAAGGGATTCTTATGAAGGGACCAACTTATATGGGACAAGATTGACGATTTTTTGGTAGAATAGCAACAGGACAAAAATACTATTTTCCAAGGTAAATAATGCAATATTTGAGATGTTCGGATAACAGCACACCTCCCCCCAACTCCCAGAACTCTGGCTGTTCAAACAATTAACCTTAAATATTACGATTGACCACTTTGTCCAGAACATTCATTTTCTGGAAATAAAATCATGAAAAAACAACACAAAATTCAGGTATACATATGATACAAAAAAAAAcattaaaaattacaaaatttaacagaaatattATGCACGCCTAAGTAGTTCATTATAACTTGACAAACAATTCAGATAGATTCCTTTTTCGGTCAACTTAGAGCTTCATTAATCATTTTGCCTACAACAGGAAACTGAGAAGCAGAAAACTAAATGAATTAAACAAACTCCTTATCCCTTAACTGAAATTACTCTACTTTCCATTTCGACGGTGGACACAAACTACTTGAGATGAGAGAAAAGCGAGCATATACCAGGAAATTTGTAGAGTTTGACGGAATGGTCAACAGATCCGGAGGCAAGACAGGTGAAATTAGGGCTGAGAGCCAAAGCGGTGACGCCATCTCTATGATGTCGAACAATTTTAGGGGGATTAGCTGGCAAAAAAGCATCTTGAATGCAAATTGAAGAATCAGACGAAGACGCAGTGACAATGTGTTCGCCTTGATGATCCCATAAAACCGAGCAAAACGACCCAACGCCATTGCTGCTCTTGTGAGCTTCTCGCATCTTAATGGATCTGATCTTCATCGTCGATCAAGGTTTTGTTGCTCTCTTCCTTCCTCTGATTTAGATGTTACTTTTACTTGGTTTCCATTTGTTAGGGTTTGGATAAAAGTAGTAAAACGTTTTGGATTTGGCGGGAAATGGGTTTGTGAAATGCGATTGAGAGAGCGGGAAAGGAAGACATAATTGGAATTGTATGTTTGGGTCTCGTGCCTACGGACATTTGCAGCCGTAATCTATATTTGTATCACCTTTTAACttgtaccctatttttaaaaattattgatttggtagccaacttACAAAAAATacgtaataaaaatataattatactcctgacaaaagatataaagaTGCATCACGCATTAATCGTGTTACCATTCTCCTTCATCACTCTGTCCCTCCTCAAATCTCCTCTCCTCTCAGCAACTTTATCAAAAAAACAGAAAGTGTTGAACCAGATTCAAATTCCGAATTCAAAATTATATTATAAGTATTGCAATCCATTTTCAGAAGTCGAATTAGTTTTTTGAAACTAATTGATGTGCAATTATTTTCGTAATTCATCATGTTGTTTAAGTTTTAAACTTAAAAAACAAAATCGGAATTCAATTAACACCTGTAGATATTTTCACTAATGCTCATttaatcacacttgcatgaagttaTTTGGCGGATAAAACATGAAGTTTTCACTTATTGATCTTCAAAAAACTTTGCATAGGGGATATAGAATAAAGTTATTTCACGTTGAATTATGAAGTTTTAATCAAATACAAGCTAAACAATTCATGCTAATATAGCGTGAAATTGTTTCACGTTCAAGCTAAAaattcatgctaatgcatgctaaagttatttagttcatttgctaaaatttcataccaaaacatactCAAGTATTGTAGTATGCTAAAGTTTTTTAggtcatttgctaaaatttcacactaaacatgcttaaactTTTGTCCTAcattatgtaattttctaaagaatTTTAGCTAATGCatactgaagttatttagttcatttgctaaaacttcataccaaaacatgctgaagttttgtcctgcattcaacagttttgtcatgagcttTTTCCTAAACTTCAATATAAACAAGCTGAAACTTTttaattcatttgctaaaacttcaggaCAAACATGTTGAAGTTTTGTATTGtgttgaagttttttagttccAAATAAGCTGAAAGTGTTTAGTTCATTTTCTAAAACTTCAGAACacacatgctgaagtttttgtcctgcagtatGTTAATTTCTAATgaatttttgctaatgcatgctgaagttatttagttcatttgctaaaatttcataccaaaacatgctgaagttttgtcctgcatTCAACAGTTTTGTAATGAGCTTTTTCCTAAACTTTAGTATAAACGAGCTGAATCTTTTTAgtccatttgctaaaatttcaggacaaacatgctgaagttttgttgtcacgacccgaatctCCCACcctcggaccgtgatggcgcctaacatttcacttgctaggtaagccaacgttagaataatattagccatttttaaataatttttaaatttctttataacaaagaaataaatgcggaagtaaagtctgaaatataatgattaatccataaaacaacggtgtttaaataccatcccagaattggtgtcacaaatgcacgagtttctagaataaatacaaataaaggtctgaataaaataaagatgtctgaaaataaacacacagctaaagtaaaatagacggggacttcagaactgcggacgccgtgcagttatacctctagtctcctctggtagctgaaatccgagcaagtctatagtacgccgatgggaccaactcagaaatctgcacaagaagtgcagagtgtagtattagtacaatcgaccccatgtactgataagtgttgagcctaacttcgacgaagtagtgacgaggctaaggcggttcacttacattaacctgtacgcaatattaataacaacaacaaataatagaaataaatcaggtaactcatttataataattgaagccaactcagcagtcataatctattattatttcaaccaattctgttgcagcgtgcaacccactctcacaatatattcacattcaattttgctgcagcgtgcaacccactctcccaatatattccttttaatcaagtctgtcatatatttatttcaatcaagtatatataaagacttttaaataagtctattgcgg
Encoded proteins:
- the LOC104099468 gene encoding uncharacterized protein, yielding MAQVSISLLNFLNEGEDDVNGHPNAFIEDLDSSPYWAHDFGENFDVFTAPDLSDFPTRPQISLTRQRRTNFPLSDDVSEPDSVITTMDLLDRENQVNFVMDLFQQRVEQVQSSTRVISDPDLLHLSEPELEASFGVIEGNDVMGLSSLDLDFGLGLGFCGDTDNSGFHVEDCDGPEQFVSGLHAVDIRSDSDPDENCVMGRLFNVDEGDGDDDEENIRDNASDDPSLRLCWDSFQLEDDHRDANNDDFEWEEIDGRVDEREILSMFLDDEEISESAPALEDRARELENLEWEFLLNVHNLEPDPEIGNVEFDLARHIDQDDYNYTAEYELLFGQFAEGENGLVGKPPASKTVVRNLLTVAVSKDDIEKNDATCAICKDEMILGEKARQLPCAHRYHGDCIVPWLGIRNTCPVCRHELPTDDPDYERRRRVPTQRVGQLD
- the LOC104099469 gene encoding protein ENHANCER OF LHP1 1 → MKIRSIKMREAHKSSNGVGSFCSVLWDHQGEHIVTASSSDSSICIQDAFLPANPPKIVRHHRDGVTALALSPNFTCLASGSVDHSVKLYKFPGGEFETNITRFTLPIRTLAFNRSGTMLAAAGDDEGIKLINTIDGSIARVLKGHRGSITGIAFDPKSEYLASVDSIGTAMIWELQSGKTIHVLKGIARVIGSDFSSMNIVSWSPDGELLAVPSLKNDVVMYDRDTAEKLFSLRGDHVQPICFLSWSPNGKYMATSGLDRQVLIWDVDKKQDIDRQKFDNRVTCMAWKPIGNALAVIDIMGKYGVWESAVPSSMRSPTANVPVLGSKNGHGLLFFDEEEENPSASGSLSDLGEDSHGESEPFSRKRLRKQHSYDDDWEEDVKEEFELLPKAELRKKAPHSHRDSSDNKRNELKSVPISAGQKMQEAFQPGTTRQLLGKRRFLCYSMLGSITVMEHDGYSHIEIDFHDTSSGPRVPAMTDYFGFTMASLNENGSVFANPCKGEKNMSTLMYRPFSSWANNSEWSMRFEEEEVRAVALGTGWVAAVTSCNFLRIFTEGGLQRHILSLDGPVVTAVGYKDELAVVTHASPPLPSNEQILEFRVFNTCNGTQPRRGRLPLTPGSCLSWFGFSEEGHLSSFDSTGVLRVFTNQYGGSWLPLFSASKLKKPEENYWVVGLNTSKLFCVICKSPDSFPEATPKPILTLLDLSFPLASSDLGAENLENEFIMNNMHLHRIQSTIEEMEAAGEDTSLLDDEAFNTEAALDRCILRLIASCCNGDKLVRATELVKLLALEKSVKGAIKLVTALKLPNLAERFNAILEERLNKETTGSTIPASTELKCDTSFNAQAALTKTHFTVESSKKLELVSSPSLNLLAPSLTKKRSLEEPTKDVDADTENARARKLEMAREFKNAFDLKNAKKLKDEKDKVDEVKDARKLENANKLEDGEDKNGEANKVTTQRPSNPFAKSSNNKQNTSLFDSLKKKVKTDR